In Diadema setosum chromosome 19, eeDiaSeto1, whole genome shotgun sequence, a genomic segment contains:
- the LOC140242328 gene encoding uncharacterized protein: MSAEQKEKDLKIKRRTAKAKLTRLLNALQKLLDSNRNLDEVTESLQSLELAYKDLEEKHEAYCEIIEDDEQFLKEGTWLEECQSNFMDMQIKAKDCIKAKASEASERAETQPAVNFSSNVASPERPDESNSPQVESAFRVQVERPKLPHFSGDVRVYSTFKSDFNHLIDRYSKRDAMAILRTALHGKPLELIRGIGNDYDEAWALLDSIYGDPRLVADVIVDEMEWFPPLKEGDDARFCDLVHIVMRSYNTLKEVGRTGDMDNSHMLALVERKMTSNDRKVWFRYLQRDRQEATFEALRTWMSGEMKMRLRASAPLRDARSSTQQKDKRSSASVSHIAEEDKSGKQADHKCWICKSSDHWVDQCKKLLSKSQPERFQVMKDNHACYSCLKRAGRDHNMKTCKRRKRCTEKLNGEQCTSFHHPLLHKEIAREIVASVSGKTALLPVVTVTMMGSKDQSYSANCLLDSGAQISLVRRSVAENLGLKGKPISINITKVGCVTEEVQTKIYRLRLRSLDDNRVYRVSAVGLDSINDDIVQVQTDDLCKTFNLGQNCLHRSSGSIDVLVGIDHAKLHTGETRQKGNLVARHTPLGWVVFGADPDHQAAKSTVLNVMVTDAVDLKDFWTTESMGVCHSPSQYQPDGLSRQEMDESKLISDSCQKVGKQWLVPYPWQKDKWRHIPGEVNVADDLSRGLDADQLTARWQHGPDFLRKPMSDWPEEGKAEEKMSEMEKEMRKDQSVLNITQPPDEDVIDCAKFSSWRKLIRVTSYVLRFLRKLKAKCKGETDESEKVSPFQVRVGRNKTAKNYGVLFTCLNSRAVHLELATDCSTMEFLQVLRRFFAIRGQPGKILSDNGTQFIGAQQELQEFCAEKGTEWTFTTPAAPHQNGSAESLVKSCKYALKRAIGEQILTPFELYTCLLEVANLVNQRPIGRIPTEPDDGNYLCPNDMLLGRASSDVAQGPFRETRNPRHRVEFIQRIVDTFWHRWTRDVLPLLAPRQKWHVDRRNVRVDDVAMMADANAVRGKWTIARVIQVYPGPDGKVRNVKVKTPTAEYRRPVTKIAVIYPAEGYD, from the exons ATGAGTGCAGAACAGAAAGAGAAGGACCTCAAGATCAAGAGGAGGACTGCCAAGGCAAAGCTGACCCGATTATTGAATGCCTTGCAGAAATTGCTGGACAGCAACAGGAATCTTGACGAGGTCACCGAGTCCTTACAGAGTCTGGAGTTAGCGTATAAGGACTTAGAGGAGAAACATGAAGCTTACTGTGAGATCATCGAGGATGACGAGCAGTTTCTCAAAGAGGGCACTTGGTTGGAAGAGTGTCAGTCAAACTTCATGGATATGCAGATAAAGGCGAAGGATTGCATCAAGGCAAAAGCAAGTGAGGCATCTGAGAGAGCTGAGACACAACCGGCTGTAAATTTTAGCAGCAATGTAGCCTCACCTGAAAGACCAGATGAATCTAACAGTCCACAAGTAGAGTCTGCATTCAGAGTACAGGTAGAGCGGCCCAAACTGCCACATTTCAGCGGAGACGTGAGAGTGTACTCTACGTTCAAATCGGACTTTAACCATTTGATAGACCGATACAGTAAACGGGACGCGATGGCCATCCTTCGTACAGCATTACACGGTAAGCCTTTGGAGCTAATCAGAGGGATAGGAAATGACTATGATGAAGCATGGGCATTGCTGGACTCCATATACGGCGATCCAAGGCTCGTAGCAGATGTAATCGTGGATGAAATGGAGTGGTTCCCCCCACTCAAAGAGGGAGATGATGCAAGATTCTGCGATCTTGTGCACATTGTAATGAGAAGTTACAACACTCTGAAGGAAGTGGGGAGAACGGGAGATATGGATAACAGCCATATGCTGGCACTGGTGGAAAGAAAGATGACCAGCAATGATCGCAAGGTTTGGTTCCGCTATCTACAGAGGGATAGACAGGAGGCTACCTTTGAGGCACTGCGAACCTGGATGAGTGGGGAAATGAAGATGAGATTAAGAGCATCAGCCCCTCTTCGAGATGCACGGTCTTCCACTCAACAGAAAGACAAACGATCCAGTGCTTCAGTTAGTCACATCGCTGAAGAGGATAAGTCAGGCAAACAGGCGGACCACAAGTGCTGGATTTGCAAATCATCTGATCACTGGGTAGACCAGTGTAAGAAGCTTCTGTCAAAGAGTCAGCCCGAGAGGTTCCAAGTGATGAAAGACAATCATGCATGCTACAGTTGCTTGAAGAGAGCAGGCAGGGATCACAACATGAAAACTTGCAAGCGACGGAAGAGGTGCACAGAGAAATTGAACGGAGAACAGTGCACATCCTTTCATCATCCTCTGCTGCACAAAGAAATAGCCCGTGAGATAGTGGCAAGTGTTTCAGGTAAAACAGCCCTTCTGCCTGTTGTGACAGTTACTATGATGGGTTCCAAGGACCAGAGCTACTCAGCTAACTGTCTACTGGATTCTGGTGCACAAATTAGCCTTGTCAGACGATCAGTTGCAGAAAACCTAGGATTAAAGGGAAAGCCGATATCCATCAACATCACGAAAGTTGGCTGTGTCACTGAAGAGGTCCAGACGAAGATCTACCGATTAAGACTGCGATCTCTCGATGACAACAGAGTGTACAGAGTGTCGGCTGTCGGACTGGACTCCATCAATGATGACATAGTACAAGTCCAGACAGATGACTTGTGCAAGACATTCAACCTGGGACAGAACTGTCTACATCGTAGCAGCGGATCGATTGATGTCTTGGTTGGAATTGATCATGCTAAGCTGCACACAGGAGAAACAAGGCAGAAAGGAAATTTGGTAGCCAGACATACCCCCCTGGGATGGGTGGTATTTGGAGCTGACCCGGATCATCAGGCTGCCAAAAGCACAGTTTTGAATGTGATGGTTACAGATGCTGTGGACTTGAAAGATTTTTGGACAACAGAGTCGATGGGAGTTTGTCATAGTCCCAGCCAGTACCAACCAGACGGACTGAGTAGACAGGAAATGGATGAGAGTAAGCTAATCAGTGATTCCTGTCAGAAGGTCGGCAAGCAGTGGCTCGTTCCCTATCCATGGCAAAAGGA TAAGTGGCGTCATATCCCCGGAGAGGTGAACGTAGCAGATGACCTGTCGAGAGGGCTAGATGCAGATCAGCTGACCGCCAGATGGCAACACGGACCTGACTTCCTTCGTAAGCCTATGTCAGACTGGCCTGAAGAAGGCAAGGCAGAGGAAAAGATGTCTGAAATGGAGAAGGAAATGAGAAAGGATCAGTCAGTTCTAAACATCACCCAACCACCAGATGAGGATGTTATAGACTGTGCCAAATTCTCCAGCTGGAGAAAGTTGATCCGGGTGACGTCATATGTGCTGAGGTTCCTGAGAAAGCTGAAAGCAAAGTGCAAAGGAGAAACTGACGAGAGTGAGAAAGTGAGTCCTTTCCAAGTGAGGGTAGGACGTAACAAGACTGCAAAAAACTACGGAGTCCTGTTCACATGCTTAAACTCAAGAGCCGTCCACCTTGAGCTTGCAACAGACTGTTCCACGATGGAATTCCTGCAAGTGCTTCGGCGATTCTTCGCTATAAGGGGCCAGCCAGGGAAAATCCTAAGCGACAATGGTACTCAGTTCATTGGTGCACAGC AGGAGCTACAAGAATTCTGTGCAGAGAAAGGCACGGAATGGACATTCACGACACCCGCTGCCCCCCATCAGAATGGCAGTGCAGAGTCGCTGGTTAAAAGCTGCAAGTATGCTCTGAAGAGGGCAATTGGGGAGCAGATCTTGACACCGTTCGAGCTGTATACGTGCCTGCTGGAGGTCGCCAACCTTGTGAATCAGCGACCGATTGGCAGGATTCCGACCGAACCCGATGACGGCAACTACCTATGTCCCAATGATATGCTGTTGGGGCGTGCATCTAGCGACGTCGCTCAAGGGCCGTTCCGGGAAACGAGAAATCCGAGGCATCGTGTCGAATTCATTCAGCGAATTGTCGACACATTCTGGCATCGCTGGACGAGAGACGTTCTTCCGTTGTTAGCACCGCGACAGAAATGGCACGTCGATCGCCGCAACGTACGTGTCGACGACGTCGCGATGATGGCTGACGCGAACGCGGTTCGAGGGAAATGGACCATCGCCCGCGTTATCCAAGTCTACCCGGGACCGGATGGTAAGGTGCGCAATGTGAAGGTGAAAACGCCAACTGCTGAGTATCGACGTCCAGTTACGAAGATCGCGGTGATCTACCCAGCTGAGGGATACGACTAG